From Streptomyces sp. TLI_235, a single genomic window includes:
- a CDS encoding quinol monooxygenase YgiN: MPPVGLLARIEAKPEHAEEVAELLLAALPMAVEEVDTRTWFAFRESETVFGIFDTFDDAQGREYHLQGRIAAALMEAVPRLLTAPPDIRYVDLLAAALP, encoded by the coding sequence ATGCCGCCCGTCGGACTGCTCGCCCGCATCGAGGCCAAGCCGGAGCACGCCGAGGAGGTCGCCGAGCTGCTGCTCGCCGCCCTGCCGATGGCGGTGGAGGAGGTGGACACCCGGACCTGGTTCGCCTTCCGCGAGAGCGAGACGGTGTTCGGCATCTTCGACACCTTCGACGACGCACAGGGCCGCGAGTACCACCTGCAGGGCCGGATCGCCGCCGCCCTGATGGAGGCCGTGCCCCGCCTGCTCACCGCCCCGCCCGACATCCGCTACGTGGACCTTCTGGCGGCGGCGCTGCCGTAG